The nucleotide sequence AGCAGGTATTGCAATGTTCAAGCCTGATTGGTCAATTACCGACATACCTATACCAATAGCTATAGTTACATATGCAAACCATTTATAATTTTCACTCTCGGTTATTGTTGAAATTGGTGATAGGGATAATTTCATTCTTTTTCTTGCGTCACCTTTCTTGAACGTAGTGAAGTCAAACCCAAACTTATAATTATAAGACTAAAGCTAACTATAAATGCTCTAGAAAATCCTTCATTAAAAGCTAGTAAAATGTCTGAATTTCCTGAATCAGTTACAGATGACAAGTCTGCAGCATAACCATTTGAACTCATAGTTAATGTAACAATGGTAGTTGCCAGTGCAACTCCGATAAGATTTGCACTGGTGCGAGTTAGTTGTAAAAATGCCGAAGTTATACTTCTATCTTCTATAGATATAGTGCCCATAACGGCACTTGTATTTGGTGATGAAAATGTCCCCATTCCTGTTCCATTAAAACACATTCCTAAAATGATAATCATAGGGCTGCTTTCTGGTGTTAATTGAGAAAATATTATCATGCTTGTTCCTGTAAAACTTAATCCTGCCATCGAAATCCATTTAGTACCAATTTTATCTGATAAACGACCTGATAATGGACTCGTTATTGCCATGCAAAGTGCACCAGGTATCATTAAAAAGCCAGCAATATCTGGTTCATAACCTAAGACTTGGATTACATAGAAAGGCATAAGAAAAAAGACAGCTGAACCAGAAACAAATGCTAAAAACCTGGTCATAATTCCCACACTAAAGTCTCGAATTTTAAAGAAACTCATTTTAAGCATAGGTTGATTCGTATGATTTTCCCAAACTATAAAAAGGATAATTAGGATTATTCCAAGTAATAGTATTCCACATACTTGAATAGATATTAATTCATAACGGCTGATATTAGTTACTCCTAATAACAAAGTAATTAATGCAAGTGATGATAGTGAAGCACCAATCCAATCAAAGCTAAACTTTTTTTCAAGGATTTTTGTATCGTTTCTCAATATGAAGAATCCAGTTAAAAAGGCGATTATTGCGACTGGAATAGCGGCAAAAAAGATTGATCTCCACCCAAATTCAGTAATTAATATTCCACTAACTATCGGACCACCTATTGCACCGGTACCTATTATTGTCATATAGAGTCCTAATGCCTTACCTCTTTGATTTTCGGGGAAAATTGATGTGACCATAGCCATACCATTTGCTTGTATACATGCAGAACCTGTTCCTTGTATTACTTTAGCCAGAATTAGGATGGGGAAAGATTGTGAAAATCCTCCAATAATAGCCCCAATAATAAAAATTAGAAATCCAGAAATATATATATTTTTTCTTCCAATAGTATCTGCGAGTCGACCTATGGGTAAAAATAAAGCACTCGTTGTTAGTATGTACGCTAAAGAAACCCACTGTACTGTTGGTATATCTATCTTAAAATGCTCTGCAATTTTTGGTATTGCGATGTTTGTTCCTGAAAGATGTAAAACAGCTAATCCAACACCTATAGCTATCGTAAAGTATGCAAACCAAGTGTAATTAGAGTCGTTTATAATTGTTTTTTGATTAGTTTTTGATTCCAATTCTTATCTACGTTTCGTATCGTGTTCAAGAAGTATCATAACACATTATTTTAAAAGGGTTTTCAAATGGGAGTTAAATATAAAAATATACTTGAACTATTCATGTATATGTAATAATGTAACCATACATTTTCTAGATAGCCAAACGATGCTTTATTTATAGGGGGATTGTATGCCTACAGAAGACTTAGCTTTAGTTTCTCATCTGTTACGACGTGCTGGTTTTGGGGCTAGCCGTAAAGATGTAGAAAATTATGCCCAAAAAGAATATGAAGAAATTGTTGAAGATTTATTAACTCCAGAAAATTTTCCTGAATATGATGCAGATTTTATATCACGGTATTATATGGGTACAGTCACCTCAGACTCTTTTGGTCAAACACAAGCTGCATGGATCTACAGAATGATAAATACCCCTCGGCCTTTAGAGGAAAGAATGACACTTTTTTGGCATCATTTGTTTGCTACAGGTTGGAATAAACACGAACACGCAATGACCTGTGTGCAGCAAATAGATATGTTTAGGACAATATGTCTAGCTGATATGACTACTATTTTGATTGCATTGTCAAAAGATCCAAATATGATATGTTGGCTTGATAATAGTGAAAATCATAAAGATGCGCCAAATGAAAATTATGGTAGAGAGATCATGGAGCTCTTTTCTATGGGCGTTGGTAATTATACTGAAGAGGATATAAAAAATGCTGCAAGAGCATTCACGGGTTGGACTTTTACCCAATGTATCCCTTTGTATCCTTTTGGCACATATCTTTCTGAGTTTGAATTTCGTGAAGATGATCATGACTATAGTGAAAAGACATTCTTAGGAGAAGTGGGTAATTTTGATGGCTATGACATTATAGATATTATTGTGAAACAACCAGCAACTGCAAAATTTATCTCACGCCACTTGTACAATTTCTTTGTTGCTGATGAACCACAAGTTCCAGCTTGGAGTATTCAACCACCACGAGACCCTCAAGCTATAGAAATATTAGCAAATACTTTTATTCAAACTAAAGGTAATATACGAGAAGTATTACGTACTTTGTTTAATTCCGAATTTTTCAAAAATTCAAGATTTATGAAGATAAAAAGCCCTGTGGATTTTGTAGTTGGTACTGTAAAGATTGCAGGATCTCATACTATTCCACAACCGGATTTAATTAATCT is from SAR202 cluster bacterium and encodes:
- a CDS encoding DUF1800 domain-containing protein — translated: MPTEDLALVSHLLRRAGFGASRKDVENYAQKEYEEIVEDLLTPENFPEYDADFISRYYMGTVTSDSFGQTQAAWIYRMINTPRPLEERMTLFWHHLFATGWNKHEHAMTCVQQIDMFRTICLADMTTILIALSKDPNMICWLDNSENHKDAPNENYGREIMELFSMGVGNYTEEDIKNAARAFTGWTFTQCIPLYPFGTYLSEFEFREDDHDYSEKTFLGEVGNFDGYDIIDIIVKQPATAKFISRHLYNFFVADEPQVPAWSIQPPRDPQAIEILANTFIQTKGNIREVLRTLFNSEFFKNSRFMKIKSPVDFVVGTVKIAGSHTIPQPDLINLSGSTALMGQTLMDPPTVESWHTGPEWIDSGTLTDRVNFAVEHIGNLNSDGIKDIINRIKINGEENSPEELVDICLDLLGNMEIDDTTRKSLLEFSKNLGVLVFDNTDSELESSEKIINLLQLIVSCREYQFA
- a CDS encoding MFS transporter, with product MESKTNQKTIINDSNYTWFAYFTIAIGVGLAVLHLSGTNIAIPKIAEHFKIDIPTVQWVSLAYILTTSALFLPIGRLADTIGRKNIYISGFLIFIIGAIIGGFSQSFPILILAKVIQGTGSACIQANGMAMVTSIFPENQRGKALGLYMTIIGTGAIGGPIVSGILITEFGWRSIFFAAIPVAIIAFLTGFFILRNDTKILEKKFSFDWIGASLSSLALITLLLGVTNISRYELISIQVCGILLLGIILIILFIVWENHTNQPMLKMSFFKIRDFSVGIMTRFLAFVSGSAVFFLMPFYVIQVLGYEPDIAGFLMIPGALCMAITSPLSGRLSDKIGTKWISMAGLSFTGTSMIIFSQLTPESSPMIIILGMCFNGTGMGTFSSPNTSAVMGTISIEDRSITSAFLQLTRTSANLIGVALATTIVTLTMSSNGYAADLSSVTDSGNSDILLAFNEGFSRAFIVSFSLIIISLGLTSLRSRKVTQEKE